CGACAGTACCCATCCGCACAGTATCCTGGACCGATAAGGCGAGTATGAGTTACTCGTAGCGCAGGGCCTCGATCGGATCGAGATTCGACGCCTGAATTGCGGGAATCATCCCGCTCACCAGCCCCACAACCACGAGTACCACCGTGGCGATCACAACAATGTGCGGGGATATCAGCAGGTAGATGTCAGCCGCCTCCGCGTTGGAGGCGATCGCGCTGTAGAACGTAATCCCTCCCACTGATTTACTCACCGCATAGGCAAGCACAATTCCGGCCAGCCCGCCGACGCCCGTGATCACCAGGGCCTCGGCCAGAAACTGCATCAGAATATGCCGCTTCCGCGCTCCCAGCGCCTTCTCCACGCCGATCTCCCTTGTCCTCTGCTGCACGCTCACCAGCATGATGTTCATCAGCCCGATGCCCGCAATCCCCAGCGTCAGCACTCCGATAAACAGCAGCAGCACTTGAAGCGCCAGAGAGATAATGCGGAACTGCGCCAGCTGCGACATGATGTTCGCGACGAAGACCGCATTCTTGTCTGTGGGACGGAAGCCGTGGGCCGTGCCCATCGCATTCCGCAGCGCACGCTCCACGGCCATGTGGTCGCCGTGATAGCTCATCCAGATGCCGTCCACATACTTTGTGTCCTTGATGTCCCCCATCGTCGGGAACGGGATGTTGATGATGCGATTCAGGTTGTCATCCCCCTCCTGCATCTTCGGTTTCAGCACCCCGACCACTTCAAAGCTCACGCCGTTCACACGAATCTTCTGCCCCAGCGGGTACATTCCGGAGAACAGTTTCGTCTTCGCCTCCGACCCGATCACCGCCACATGGTTCCGTTGCTGCATATCATCCGCTGTGATGAAGCGCCCCTCCGCCACCTCCATCTTCATGACGTCCTGCAGCTCAGGAGTAATGCCGTCCGTCTCCCACGAATAGGAGTGGAGGTCATTCTGCACCGGAACCGTCTTCCAGAGCACCGGCGCGACGTGGATCACGCCCGGCACCGTCTCCGCGATTCGCTCGACGTCATCCATCTGGAAGCGCACCTTCACCCCAGCCTTCGTGCCTCCCGCCTGCTCGCTGGTCGTTCCTGGGAAGACGCCGATCATGTTCGTGCCAAACTGCGCGAAGATCGTCTCGAAGGCGCGGCCAAACCCGGCTCCATAGGCCAGCAGCAGCACCACCGTCGCAATCCCCCACGCCATCCCGACAATCGTGACCGCCGTCCTGCGGCCGTTGTGCCGCATAGCCTCCATTGCCTGGCCGAAGATGTCTTTGAACATCGCCTTTACTCCTTGCGCAGCGCTTCGACGGGCTCCATATTCGCCGCCTGAATCGCCGGATACAGTCCCGCGACAATCCCGCAAAGGGTCAGCGTCCCGAGCGCCATGGCTGCAGACCACGGAACCAGCCGCGGCGGATCGAAACCCATCTGGTTATTTCCCATCCCTGCGCGCAGTACAACCATCAGACCCGCAGCCCCCAGAATCCCGATTATCCCGCTCATCCCCGTGAGCAGCAGCCCCTCCAGAAAGAACTGCGTCAGGATGCTACGGCTCGTCGCACCCAATGCCTTCCTAAGACCGATCTCCTTCGTCCGTTCCGTCACCGTCACCAGCATGATGTTGATGATTCCCACTGCTCCCAGCGCCAGCGTAACAATCCCCACACCACCGAGAAATACATCCATTGCTGTAAAGATCAGCCCCACCGTCCGCTCTGACTTGATCGTGTCCCACTCGTCGAAGGCGTCCTTCGTGTTGGGATCGAACCCATGCCGCTGCCCGACGATGCGATGCACCTCCGCCTTGGCCGTCTCATTCATATCAGGCGTCAGGGGCTGATACTGGATCGAGGAGATCGAGTCCTCCGGAATGTTGTCCCCCGTCATCGGAAACAGCTCGACCATCGTCGACAGCGGAAGGTAAATCCTCTGGTTGTCGCCGTCGTTGTTCCCTCGGCCAATCTTCTCGGCTACGCCGATCACCTGAAACCTGTACCCGTTGATGGTGATGAACGCTCCTAGCGAAGGCCGTCCGGGAAACAGCAGTTTGTTGTTCTTCTGCCCCAGCACAACCACCATCCTGCGCTGTGCCAGATCGTCCGCATTGAGAAAGCGTCCCTGAGCGATCGGCAGGTGCCGGACCTCCGGATAGTTCACCTCGACGCCCATCACCGAGCCGCCCGAACTCGAGAACTCGCTGACCTCCTTCAGGTCGCCGCGATTGATGAACGCCGTCGCATTGCGTACGTGCGGAGCCTGCGTCCGGATTGCATCCGCATCGTCCAGGGTCAGCTTGTACGGCCGCATCCCCGTATGCTGGTTCGGCATCGCAGGAATCGTGCCGCCCCAGATCATGATCACGTCGGTCCCCAGCTGCGCCAGACCCCGCCTCTGTCCCGACCGGAACCCCTCACCCAGCCCGACCAGCAGCAGCAGCGAGGCCACTCCCCACGCGATGCCGAACATAGTCAGGAATGAGCGGAGTTTGTTGGCCCCGATCGACCGGAACACCTGAGCGAGGATGTCGAGCAGCGCGCGCATGAGTCTATTGGACTACGATTTCCAGCAACAGTTACGCAAAGTCAGTGAAAACAGTTCCCTACAGTGACCAGCAGCGGCAACCGTCCCAGTCAGATTGGGCCACGGACCTGGTTCTTCATCAGAGCAGGCTCGTCCGGGTCGACCTCCGCCCGCACCTCAAACCCCAGCCTTCGCAGAAAATCCTCCACCGCCTGCACCACACCCGCCTCAGCCTGCGCCGGATACAGCACCCGCACCGTGCTGCCAGCCGCCAGTCCACCCCGCACGGCCACCGAGCGCTCCGGGCGATACACGCACGACGCCAGGTCGGTAATGCTCAACGCCTCGCTCGGAGTGCACAGAATCGTCTTCGGCGGAGCCATCCGGTCGATCATGCTGAAGATCTCCAGCTTCGACTCCAGCTCATCCGGCACGAAATCCACCGCAAGGTCGGCTTCGCGCACGGCGTCTTCCACGGTCGAGGCCAACTCCAGCGAGCCGGACCTCCCGCGCAGACTGGCATCGGCGTACTCTGCCTCAGCATGTCGCAGGTTGGCCGGCATCACGTCTTCGAGAACGACGGTGTACCCCGCCGCCGCGCATGCGATGGCAAAACTGCGCCCTGCCGTACCAGCACCTATTACCGCTACCGTTCTGATCGCCGGAGCGCTGCTCTCCGGGCTCACTGCTTCCCGGAGACCGCTGCGACTACCGAATCGTAGCTCGGCTCGGCATGCTTGATGTGCTCGAAGACGCGCTTGCGCTCCTCCTCGGTCAACGACGGCAGCACTGCGAGAATGCGCCGCAGCGTCACCGAGATGTCGTCAACGTAGTTCATCGTCCGAATCGCTTCACCGGAAAGAGGCATGGATACTCCTGAGTTTTTGAAAATACTTCTCTAGTCTAAATGCTTATGTCCTGCTCTGCCCCTTGGCTGCATCTTTCGCCGCCTTGGCCACGTCCCTGCCCGCGTCCGCCCCTTCCTTAGGAGGCTTATAGCCATCGCGGTCCGTCATCTCCATCAACGCCGCCATCTGCGTGGCAAAGTCCGGATGCAGTGAGTTGAGCCCATATCGCCACGTCCAGTTCCCCGTTCCCGCCGCTGGCGTGTTCATCCTCGCCTCGCTGCCCAGGTGCAAGACATCCTGCAGTGGAAAGATGCACAGGTTCGCTACCGACCGTGCCGCCGCCCGAATCATCGTCCACACCACATCGTCGCCGTGCTTGATCCTCTGGAGATATATCTGCAAATGCAGTCGTTCCGCCGCGCTTGCATCGTCGCGCCACCATCCCAGTGTCGTGTTGTTATCGTGCGTCCCCGTGTAGACGACCGTGTTCGGCAGGAACTGGTGCGGAAGATAGAGATGGCTCCCCCGGTCGAAGAAACCGAACTGCAGAATCCTCATCCCCGGCATCCCGAAGTGCTCCCGCAGCTCTTCGACCTCCGGCGTAATCAATCCGAGGTCCTCAGCCACAAACGGCAAAGGGCCGAAGACATCCTTCAGCCGGTGAAACAGCTCATGCCCCGGAGCCTTCACCCACTGTCCGTTGACCGCCGTTTCTTCTTCGGCCGGGATCGACCAGTACGCCTCAAACCCGCGGAAGTGGTCGAGGCGAATCATGTCATAGAGCGCCAGAGCCCGGCGAATTCGCGCCACCCACCAGTCAAACCCGTGCTCCCGCAGTAGCCCCCACTTGTACAGCGGATTCCCCCATCGTTGCCCGGTATCCGAAAAATAATCCGGCGGCACGCCCGAAACACGAGTCGGCTTTCGTTCCTCGTTCAGCTCGAACATCTCCGGATGCGTCCACACGTCGGCGCTGTCGTAGCTCACAAAGATCGCTACATCGCCCAGGATGCGAATGCCCCGTTTCGCGCAGTAAGTCCGAAGAGCGGACCACTGTTCGCTAAAGAAGAACTGGATGACCTCTTCAATGGCCAGCTCCCGCCCATGCGAGTTCAGCAGCGCCGCCATCTCACCATCCTTGCGCAGCGCGTAGCCTGCCGGCCACTCGTTCCAGCTTACGTAATTGTGCATCCGTCGCAGCACGCTGAACGCGGCATAGTCCGGCAGCCAGGAGATATTGTCATGGCAGAACTTTTGAAACCGGGACCTCGCCTCGCTGCTCGCGTGGTCCAGAAAATTCGCTGCAGCCTTCTCGATGAGCGGCAGCTTAAGCCGAGTCGCTGCTTCAAAGTTTGCCGGCCCCTCATGCCCTGCCAGCCCTGCAATCTGCTTATGCCGCAGCCACCCATCGTCGACCAGCCGCTCCACGCTGATTAGCAGCGGGTTCCCCGCAAACGCCGACAGCGCGGAATAAGGCGAGTCTCCGTAGCCTGTCGGGCTCAGGGGCAACACCTGCCACAGCCTCTGCTTTGCGCTCGCGAGAAAGTCTGCGAACGCATACGCCGCCGGGCCAAAGTCCCCTACGCCGCCATATGACGGTAACGAAGTCACATGCAGCAGAATCCCCGACATCCGCTCCTGTTTCGCCGCTTCCCCACTCATCCGCCACCCCTCCAGACCAAGCTCCTGCACAATGCCAAAATCATACGTGAGCAACCACAAAACAAATCAAAGGCGGATCCCACAAGAAAAGCCCCAGGAAGATCCTGGGGCCTTTCACCACTCACCGATTTGCTAACCACTAATTCCCAACTGGCAAGCTCTCCTGCGACTTCTTCGAGTACCGGACCGCACCGCTCTTCTGGTACTTCTCCGTGAGGCTCCCGACATACACGCGGAAGATCTCCTCGCGCTGATCGTTCAGCAGGGACTCACGCGTCTGGTCGAAGTTCTTGGCGATATCCTCGGCCGTCGGCTCCTGTTTGTCCGTCACCGACAACACCACTCCAATGCGACCTTCGTTGATCGGCCCGGAGATTCCGCCCTTGTTCATCGTGAAGGCCGCGGCTCCCTGCCCGCTCATTGCACCGAGATCCGGGACCTGGCCGTCCCGTCCCACAAGTTCGCTCGACTTCACAGGGATATTCATCTCCGCAGCCGCCTTCTTGAGGTCGTTTAGCACCTTTGCACGGTCGTCCAGCTTGTTGAGCTGCGCGTTCAAAAGCTGCGGAACCTGCTGCGCACGGTAGTCGTCGAGGAGGTGCTGCTTATAGTCGGCGAACTCTGGAGCATGTGCCGGCTTGACGTCTGCGACCTGGAACACCGCAAACCCATCGCCCGTCGAAACCGGAGCCGGATCGGCTCCCTTCACGACAGTGAAGGCCTGGGTCAGCAGCGACGAGCCGTCCGCCAGACCAGCGATAACGCCATCCTTACCGACGTAGTCCGTCGTCACCAGCTTCAGCCCGCGGGCCGCCGCAGCCTTGTCCATCCCATTCTTCTTCGCATCGGAGGCGAGCTGCGAGGCAAACGTCTGCTCTGCCGCGCCGATCCGCTGCTGTTCCAGCACCGGCACGATCTCGCCCTTCACCTCGTCCAGAGGACGCATGTGCGCCGTCTTCTTATCCTCCACCTGCAGGATGTGATAGCCGAACTGCGTCTTGATCAGGTCTGAGGTCTGTCCCACGGGCAGCGAGAACGCCGCCTTGTCGAACTCCGGAACCGTCTTGCCGCGGTCGAGCCATCCGAGTTCGCCACCCTGCGGCTTGCTGCCTGGGTCGTCCGAGTTCTTCTGGGCCAGTTCTGCGAAGTTCGCTCCGCCCTTGATCTGCTTCAGAAGGTCTTCTGCCTTGCCCTTTGCAGCGGCATCCGTCTTTGCATCGGCTCCTGCCGGAACCGCGATCAGGATGTGGCGCACCTTCACCTGGTCCTTCACCTGGAACTGGTCCTTGTGCTGGTTGTAGTAAGCCTGAACGTCGGCGTCGCTGACCTGCGGCTTGCCGCCCGGCAGGTTCGACGCGTCGAAGGCAACATACTGAATCTTCCGCGTCTCCGGCACCGCCGTCGCATAGCGTGCCGCGTTCTGCTTGTAGAAATCCTGAAGCTGCGCGTCGGTCGGGTTGACCGTCTTGCCCAGGTCTTCAGCCGAGATCACAGCGTAATCGAATTTCACCTTCGTGCCCTGAACCTTGTAGGCCTCGCGCACGGCGTTGTCCGAGACATTGATGCCGCCGGTAATCAGCGCCTGCAGCCGGTTGAGCTCCATATCGCTCTTCACCTGCGACTCGAAGTCGGCACGGCTGGTCTGAAAGAAGTTCTGCACGAAGTTCATGTAAGCGTCGTCGCCGATGTACTTGCCGTTCGGGAACAGATACTGCGCAAACACTCCCGTCTCAAGCTCGCGCCGCAGGTCTTCGTCACTCACCTGCAGGTTCAGCCGGTCAGCCTCCTGCTTCAGAATCGTCCTCTGCACCAGCATCTGCCCCGCACGCGGAACAAGGTATGGCATCAAAGCCTCAGGGAGGTGCTGCTGCTGCAGCTGACGTGCCGCAAGCTGGTTGACCTCAACCGTGGTCACCTTGGAGGTGTCCATCCCGAACCGGCCCAGCAGCCCTGGTGCGCGAACCGTCGCGTACACAGCCGCGTTATTGGTGTCTGGGTTGTCAAAGACGCCGGGAACGAGCGTGATCACCATGGTGACTGCGGCGAGGCCGATGATGACGGCAAACAGAATCTTAACGGCGCGAGTGTCCTGCTGCAGAATGCGAATCATGCTTGAATTAAGACCTTCACGTGGGCTTGGCCAACGCGTGCCCGGGAGTTTTGCGCGGCCGGAGGGAGGACAAACGACCCCTCACCGTTTGCAGAGCACAAGTCATAAGTATAAATCAGCGCGGGGGCAAATCCATCTCGCCCTCCCCGAAAGCGAACCTCATGCGCAACCGATTGAGACCATTCTCTTTCCTGAGGTCTTTCTTGTGCTCAAAACATCCGTAACAACCTCACCGGTAATACCGGTAGTAAGGATACGGATAATACGGGTAATATCCCGGGCCGTAGTAGTAGCCCGGAGGAGGAGGCGGTGGTGGCGCGTACGGATACCGTCTCCGAAGCTGCTGCTGAGTCTGCTGCGGAAACCCGGCCCCGAGCCTGTCCAACTCCGCCTGTGAGACCGTCGTCAGCGCCGCCTGCTGGGTCAGCTTGAAGTTCAGGATCGCCTCGGCCGGAATCACCGCATCTCCGCGCCCCGTCACAGATGAAACTCCCAGCCCGGCAACGCCGCCAATACCTGCACCGGCGAGAGCACCAGCGCCGCCGCCAGCCGCTCCACCAATGATCGCGCCCAAAGCGCCAAGCCCCACGGTGTTCCCAACCGTCTGGCCGGTCTTATCCGCACCGGCCTGCGTCCACTCGCCGGTCGTCAGCGGATAGGTCTTGCCCTCCAGCGACACCTGCGTAAGCTGCAGCGCGATTCCTCCGCGGCCCCGAAGCGGTGTCCCAGGCTGCGCATCGGCGACCACCCCCTGCACGCTCGCTCCACGTGGAATCGCAATCTGATTTCCTGCGATGACATCTGTCAGCACAACCCCATCAAACGCGGTTCCCGGCTGCGTCTTCTGGCTGTCGAGAGCCTGATTGATTCGCACGCGCAACACTGTCCCGCTCGGAACAACCACAGTCTGCCCCGGCTGCTGCACGATCGTGGCCCGCTGCGGCTGCTGTGCGTACTGCGGAGGTGCTCCATAGGGATAAGACCGCCTGTACGGAGGAGGTGGATAGGGGGGCTGCCCTGCGTACCGTGGCTGTCCCTGATCCTGAGGCCAGGCCTGTCCCTGTGGCTGACCGTAAGGCTGGTTCTGCGCGGGAGCCTGCTGCATACCATTATCCTGGCCAGCGTTTGGAGGAGCCATAGTCCCATCCGACTGCAGGTTCGGGTTCGTTCCCTGCTCCTGGCCGTCAGCATTCTCCGTCGGCTGCGGGTTCGGAACCGCAATGGGAGGAACTGTCCCGATCACCAGCTCATCAACAACCTTCTTCACTCCTGCCGTATGAGCCACTAACTGCTCGGCCTTCACCCGCGAAGCCTCGTCCCGCACCGTTCCGCTCAGCGTCACCGTGCCATATACGGTCGTCGTGCTGATCGCCTGGTCTGCAAGCTCGGGAGCCCCTGCCAAAGCCTTCAGAACATTGGCCTCAACCTGGGCATCGGGAACCGTCGGAACCTTGTCCTGCGCAACCCCAGCCCTGGAAGTGGCCAGCAGCGCAGCAGCCACCACTACCGCCCGCGAGCTCCGAAACAAACCACCATCAGACCTCATAACTTCCTCCCACTTCCAATCGCCCAACTTGTGCTCTGCCATGAGGTTCCCTGCCTGCATTGCCACACAGCATCCATGCCGTTTAAACGTAATTCTTCTGAAAAAGTTACGCCGACCCAATCGAGTTCCTCTGGTTGACCATTAGCTCCCAGTAACGATATATTGATATTGCGGGGTGGAGCAGCCCGGTAGCTCGTTGGGCTCATAACCCAAAGGTCGCAGGTTCAAATCCTGCCCCCGCAACCAATACAAGATCTCACCCCACAGAAACCCACGTTATCGTGGGGTTTTTGGCTTTGGGTCACTAAACGGCTATGGATAGCCCCTCCTTGGCGGGCAAGACCATCTGTACAACCTTAGTGTTTGCAACACGTTTAGAGGTCATCTGCGCGTTGCCGTATGTGTCCATCATCGCCGTTGACTTTCCCCAGGCCAACCGTCTCACGGTCCATATCCTCGCCGCAGTCGCCGAGCACGAGGCTTCTATGATCTCGGCTCGTACCAAAGCCGCCTTGGCCTCCGTCAAGTCCCGAGGGGTGGAATTGGGCAGTCAGCGTGGAAGCCCAGACCGAATGGGAAGCATGGCAAAGAAGGGATCTGCCGCCAGCGCGTCCGTCCGGCGTGCAGCCGTCGCCAAGCGTAACGATGATCTCTACCCTGTCATCGAGGACATTCGCGCCGCGGGTCTCACAACACGGCAGCTGATGGCCTCAATGCGAGAGGCATCACAGCATCTCGTGGAGGCGCCTGGTCGGCCGTACAGGTGCGTCGTATCCTCGTTCCATTCGCAGTGTCAACTCATAGGGAGTCCTATCGGCAAACAGAAAATCAGTAGACACAAGCCGACATATCGGTACTAATCGATTTCTCGATGAGTGAGTTCGCGATTTGGCAACAACTGAGAATGAGCGCTAACTTCCGAATTGCCACCCAACTATTGATAGCAGGCCTTAGCACTCATTGAGTTTGGTTGACCCCTCTTCGTAAGGAAGGTAAGGAACTCAGATTCGCTTTTTGTGAGTCCTGGAAAGGTGTCGGACACGGATCCTTCCGCGCTCAAAATTACATAGAGAGGCAGCGCTACTGTACCGAACTTCTCCTGCTGGAGGTTCTGTTGACGGTTGAAAACTTCACCATCACCGTCGGTATAGAGCCGCACGCAAATATACCGCTTCAACTCCCGGCTGATCTCCGGTCTGGAGAACATGTTCGCTTCCATCCATCGACAGTTCGTGCAGGTATGACAGTTGAAGGACGGTTACATCCGGGGCGATGTTGCGTTGCTCGATCGTCAACATGGGCACCCACAGGCGCGGCGTTTTGCGCATCCTGCCTGCCGCCCACCTGGGACGGTACTCGACCCCAGCGTGCTTGCAAGATTGCGCTTGACAGGATACGCCAGTGGGCATAAGATCGCTGCTCTCCCCAGTACTAATCAATTTTTTTGACGCAGCACCGCGCTGTGTATATCAAACCTTTGCACCAGGAAGTGAGCGACTATGCCGAATAATCCTCCGCCCGATCCGTCCAATCCTTCTAGCGGCACCTACACCTCTACTTGCGGAGTTGATTTCAGTTCCTGAGACGGAAGTTTCACCTACACGGACGGAACCGTTTACACCCTCGACGGTTAACCCACACCGTTGCTTCGGTAAGAGGAGTTGCAGTGGCACACAGGTTCTCTTCGCTCATGACGACATCCCACTACGTCACGATTCACCTATTGATGTAGCGGGATAGAAAGGAGAAATAATGATTAATTTCATTATGACACTGGTGGTGGCATTCGACCTAGACGGCTGGACCGCCACACAGGACTCTTAGCCAGGCAGGTTTGCGCGAGGTTCGGCATGGTTCTTGAGTCATGAGCGAAGAGAACCTGTGTGCCACTGCAACTCCTCCTACCTTGAGAAGTACGCCCACGCGGCGTGGTTCCTCAGTGCTCGACTCCCCGAGTAATTTCCGCATTGGCATGTCCCGGCTTGATGACCTTGAGCGCGACGATGCGATGCGGTTTTTCCTGTTCGGCTTCGTAGACTGCGCCCATGCCACCCTGCGCGATGAGTCGCAAGATGCGGAATGGCCGATGCATTCCGGAACGCCCGGAGCCATCGCGTGTGCCCAGGCCGTTGCGTGCAGAGAGGTGCTCGTCTCGCCCGAAGAATCGCTAACCACTGCTAGCCGCGAGCTGCCCTTCGACTTGAACCGCAAGGCCATCCATCAGGCCGTGCAGATCAGAGGTTCGGGATCCAGGTGCGCTCCTTCAATGGCTTCTTAGAATGGTTCTCCCTCGAGGAAGCTTTCGAACTCGGAGCCACTGGCCAGGCGTGACAAAGAGAATACGTTTGAATTTCTTCGTGAAGTGGCTCTGATTAGTGAACCCCACAAGTTGGCCACGTCCACGCGAGGTGTTACCGTGTGGCACCCCACAGGCGCGGCGTTTTGCGCATCCTGCCTGCCGTCCACCTGGGACGGTACTCGACCCCAGCGTGCTTGCAAGATTGCGCTTGACAGGATACGCCAGTGGGCATAAAATAGCGGCTCTCCCCAGTACTAATCAATTTTTTTTGACGCAGCGCCGCACTGTGTATATCAAACCTTTGCACCAGAAAGTGAGCGACCATGCCGAATAATTCTGCGACCGATCCGTCCAATCCTCCTAACGGCACCTACACCTCCACTTGCGGAGCTGATTTCAGCTCATGGGATGGAAGTTTCACCTACACCGACGGAGCGATCGATTACACGCGCACCAATCCTTCCGGGACATACAACACCAGCAATACATCCAACGGAAATGCCATTGTCTTCGACCTTACCGACGGCACCGAGACTGTGCAGTTCAATGGATCCAGCTTTGCCTACCAGCCCGGTGATAAGGCGCAATATTCGGGTAACTGCCACCAGAAAGGGCCCGGTGCCGGCGAAGACGGCTGGACCGCCACCCAGACCACTTAACCAGGCCGGTTTGGTCGTTCGGCATGTTTTCTTAGGTCATGAGCGAAGAGACCCTGGGTACCACCGCGGCTCCTCTTCCTGAAGATGCTTCGGGCGAGACGAGCACATCTCCGCACGCAACGGCCCCGGCGCGCGCGATGGCTCCGGGTGTTCCGGAATCCATTGGCCATTACCGCATCCTGAGCCTGCTCGGCGAAGGCGGCATGGGCGTCGTCTACGAGGCGGAGCAGGAGAACCCGCATCGCATTGTCGCTCTCAAAGTCATCCGCGCCGGTTACGCCACGGGTGAAATGCTGCACCGCTTCGAGAACGAGGCGCAGGCGCTGGGAAGACTGCAACATCCCGGCATCGCCCAGATCTACGAAGCGGGCACTGCTGAGACCCCTTTTGGCTGGCAGCCATACTTCGCCATGGAACTGGTCCGCGGCCAGAATCTCCTCGCCTACTACGACCAGCACAAGCTCAACGCCGGCCAGCGCCTTGAGCTCGTCGCCAGAATCTGCGATGCCGTGCAGCACGCGCATCAGCGCGGCCTCATCCATCGCGACCTCAAGCCGGCCAACATTCTCGTCGACGACTCCGGCCAGCCTCGCATTCTCGACTTCGGCGTCGCCCGCCTCACCGACTCCGACGCCCAGGCCACGCGCCAGACCGACGTAGGCCAGCTCATCGGCACCCTCGCTTACATGAGTCCCGAGCAGGTCTCCGGCGACCCTGAGGAAATCGACACCCGCAGCGACGTCTACGCGCTCGGCGTCATCCTCTACGAAGTCCTCACCGCCAAAGCGCCATATGCGATCGGCCGCCAGATTCACGAGGCGGTCCGTGCCATCCGCGAAGAAGAACCCGCACGTCTCAGCTCCGTCAACCGCGCCTATCGCGGCGACGTCGAAACCATCGTCGCCAAGGCGCTCGAGAAGGACAAGACCCGCCGCTACGATTCGGCCGCCAATCTTGCCGCCGATATCCGGCGCTTCCTCAACGACGAGCCCATCACGGCGCACCCGCCATCGTCTGCTTATCAACTTCAGAAATTCGCGCGGCGCAATCGCGTGCTGGTGATCGGAATTGCCGCAGTATTCGTGGTGCTGATAGCCGGAATC
The Edaphobacter bradus genome window above contains:
- a CDS encoding 3-hydroxyacyl-CoA dehydrogenase NAD-binding domain-containing protein — encoded protein: MSPESSAPAIRTVAVIGAGTAGRSFAIACAAAGYTVVLEDVMPANLRHAEAEYADASLRGRSGSLELASTVEDAVREADLAVDFVPDELESKLEIFSMIDRMAPPKTILCTPSEALSITDLASCVYRPERSVAVRGGLAAGSTVRVLYPAQAEAGVVQAVEDFLRRLGFEVRAEVDPDEPALMKNQVRGPI
- a CDS encoding BON domain-containing protein codes for the protein MRSDGGLFRSSRAVVVAAALLATSRAGVAQDKVPTVPDAQVEANVLKALAGAPELADQAISTTTVYGTVTLSGTVRDEASRVKAEQLVAHTAGVKKVVDELVIGTVPPIAVPNPQPTENADGQEQGTNPNLQSDGTMAPPNAGQDNGMQQAPAQNQPYGQPQGQAWPQDQGQPRYAGQPPYPPPPYRRSYPYGAPPQYAQQPQRATIVQQPGQTVVVPSGTVLRVRINQALDSQKTQPGTAFDGVVLTDVIAGNQIAIPRGASVQGVVADAQPGTPLRGRGGIALQLTQVSLEGKTYPLTTGEWTQAGADKTGQTVGNTVGLGALGAIIGGAAGGGAGALAGAGIGGVAGLGVSSVTGRGDAVIPAEAILNFKLTQQAALTTVSQAELDRLGAGFPQQTQQQLRRRYPYAPPPPPPPGYYYGPGYYPYYPYPYYRYYR
- the malQ gene encoding 4-alpha-glucanotransferase produces the protein MSGEAAKQERMSGILLHVTSLPSYGGVGDFGPAAYAFADFLASAKQRLWQVLPLSPTGYGDSPYSALSAFAGNPLLISVERLVDDGWLRHKQIAGLAGHEGPANFEAATRLKLPLIEKAAANFLDHASSEARSRFQKFCHDNISWLPDYAAFSVLRRMHNYVSWNEWPAGYALRKDGEMAALLNSHGRELAIEEVIQFFFSEQWSALRTYCAKRGIRILGDVAIFVSYDSADVWTHPEMFELNEERKPTRVSGVPPDYFSDTGQRWGNPLYKWGLLREHGFDWWVARIRRALALYDMIRLDHFRGFEAYWSIPAEEETAVNGQWVKAPGHELFHRLKDVFGPLPFVAEDLGLITPEVEELREHFGMPGMRILQFGFFDRGSHLYLPHQFLPNTVVYTGTHDNNTTLGWWRDDASAAERLHLQIYLQRIKHGDDVVWTMIRAAARSVANLCIFPLQDVLHLGSEARMNTPAAGTGNWTWRYGLNSLHPDFATQMAALMEMTDRDGYKPPKEGADAGRDVAKAAKDAAKGQSRT
- a CDS encoding ABC transporter permease: MFKDIFGQAMEAMRHNGRRTAVTIVGMAWGIATVVLLLAYGAGFGRAFETIFAQFGTNMIGVFPGTTSEQAGGTKAGVKVRFQMDDVERIAETVPGVIHVAPVLWKTVPVQNDLHSYSWETDGITPELQDVMKMEVAEGRFITADDMQQRNHVAVIGSEAKTKLFSGMYPLGQKIRVNGVSFEVVGVLKPKMQEGDDNLNRIINIPFPTMGDIKDTKYVDGIWMSYHGDHMAVERALRNAMGTAHGFRPTDKNAVFVANIMSQLAQFRIISLALQVLLLFIGVLTLGIAGIGLMNIMLVSVQQRTREIGVEKALGARKRHILMQFLAEALVITGVGGLAGIVLAYAVSKSVGGITFYSAIASNAEAADIYLLISPHIVVIATVVLVVVGLVSGMIPAIQASNLDPIEALRYE
- a CDS encoding peptidylprolyl isomerase; the protein is MIRILQQDTRAVKILFAVIIGLAAVTMVITLVPGVFDNPDTNNAAVYATVRAPGLLGRFGMDTSKVTTVEVNQLAARQLQQQHLPEALMPYLVPRAGQMLVQRTILKQEADRLNLQVSDEDLRRELETGVFAQYLFPNGKYIGDDAYMNFVQNFFQTSRADFESQVKSDMELNRLQALITGGINVSDNAVREAYKVQGTKVKFDYAVISAEDLGKTVNPTDAQLQDFYKQNAARYATAVPETRKIQYVAFDASNLPGGKPQVSDADVQAYYNQHKDQFQVKDQVKVRHILIAVPAGADAKTDAAAKGKAEDLLKQIKGGANFAELAQKNSDDPGSKPQGGELGWLDRGKTVPEFDKAAFSLPVGQTSDLIKTQFGYHILQVEDKKTAHMRPLDEVKGEIVPVLEQQRIGAAEQTFASQLASDAKKNGMDKAAAARGLKLVTTDYVGKDGVIAGLADGSSLLTQAFTVVKGADPAPVSTGDGFAVFQVADVKPAHAPEFADYKQHLLDDYRAQQVPQLLNAQLNKLDDRAKVLNDLKKAAAEMNIPVKSSELVGRDGQVPDLGAMSGQGAAAFTMNKGGISGPINEGRIGVVLSVTDKQEPTAEDIAKNFDQTRESLLNDQREEIFRVYVGSLTEKYQKSGAVRYSKKSQESLPVGN
- a CDS encoding ABC transporter permease, with the translated sequence MRALLDILAQVFRSIGANKLRSFLTMFGIAWGVASLLLLVGLGEGFRSGQRRGLAQLGTDVIMIWGGTIPAMPNQHTGMRPYKLTLDDADAIRTQAPHVRNATAFINRGDLKEVSEFSSSGGSVMGVEVNYPEVRHLPIAQGRFLNADDLAQRRMVVVLGQKNNKLLFPGRPSLGAFITINGYRFQVIGVAEKIGRGNNDGDNQRIYLPLSTMVELFPMTGDNIPEDSISSIQYQPLTPDMNETAKAEVHRIVGQRHGFDPNTKDAFDEWDTIKSERTVGLIFTAMDVFLGGVGIVTLALGAVGIINIMLVTVTERTKEIGLRKALGATSRSILTQFFLEGLLLTGMSGIIGILGAAGLMVVLRAGMGNNQMGFDPPRLVPWSAAMALGTLTLCGIVAGLYPAIQAANMEPVEALRKE